In Sphingobacteriaceae bacterium, the following proteins share a genomic window:
- a CDS encoding site-specific DNA-methyltransferase → MKHPLLSACGIPIGDKKSLQDFINKTEVSAASLKYYDSNGILPFDNDLNRILAHLKIDETTFKIRMGIFDYTVREFLASKHGAVNTEADKAQKKHKLDLQKPAFKTRLGKMYKGDCISLLQSLETDSVDMVFADPPFNLKKFYLSSIDDDLPQNEYIRWTEEWLNDCIRVLKPGGSLFIWNIPKWNTYFSNYLNSRLTFRHWIATDIKFSLPISGRLYPSHYSLLYYVKGERPNTFTPDRMQMELCPSCYVDLKDYGGYKNKMNPDGINLTDVWYDIPPVRHKKYKRRLEANELSIKLLDRIIEMSTKPGDIVFDPFGGSGTTYVTAELKGRKWIGAELGPIDAIVERFDMLVEEKQLLDKYRSNYNKLFPTEIKLKRKQLKMWTDDSFK, encoded by the coding sequence ATGAAACATCCTCTCTTAAGTGCTTGCGGCATACCGATCGGCGATAAAAAGTCTTTGCAGGATTTTATCAATAAAACTGAGGTGAGCGCAGCGAGTTTGAAATATTACGACTCAAATGGAATCCTGCCATTCGACAATGATTTGAATCGTATTCTGGCTCATTTAAAAATAGATGAGACGACGTTTAAAATCAGAATGGGTATTTTCGATTACACGGTCAGGGAGTTTTTGGCTTCTAAGCATGGAGCGGTAAATACGGAAGCCGATAAAGCGCAAAAAAAGCATAAACTAGACCTGCAAAAACCAGCATTCAAAACAAGATTGGGAAAAATGTATAAGGGCGACTGCATAAGCCTACTACAATCACTTGAGACAGATTCCGTTGATATGGTTTTTGCTGATCCACCTTTTAACTTAAAGAAATTCTACTTATCAAGTATCGATGATGATTTACCACAGAATGAATATATTAGATGGACAGAGGAATGGCTAAATGACTGCATAAGAGTGTTGAAGCCTGGCGGAAGTCTTTTTATCTGGAATATTCCTAAATGGAACACATATTTTTCAAATTACTTAAACAGCAGATTGACATTTCGCCACTGGATTGCGACAGATATAAAATTTAGTCTTCCAATCTCTGGTCGCCTTTATCCTTCTCATTACTCACTTCTTTATTATGTCAAAGGAGAAAGGCCGAATACTTTTACACCAGACCGAATGCAAATGGAGCTCTGCCCCTCCTGTTACGTTGATCTTAAAGATTATGGTGGTTATAAAAATAAGATGAATCCCGACGGCATAAACTTAACAGATGTTTGGTACGACATTCCGCCCGTAAGACATAAAAAGTACAAAAGAAGATTGGAGGCAAATGAACTTTCAATTAAACTTTTAGATAGAATTATCGAAATGTCTACGAAGCCTGGCGACATTGTTTTTGATCCTTTCGGCGGATCAGGAACCACCTACGTTACTGCTGAGTTGAAAGGTAGGAAATGGATTGGTGCTGAACTAGGCCCCATAGACGCAATTGTTGAAAGGTTTGATATGTTAGTAGAAGAAAAACAGTTGCTCGACAAGTATCGCTCAAATTACAACAAACTTTTTCCGACAGAGATAAAACTCAAAAGAAAACAACTAAAGATGTGGACTGATGACAGTTTTAAATAA
- a CDS encoding oxidoreductase has translation MKAFLLYEAGGADKLVLGEAQRPTLKSGEVLVKVKAIGINPADTIYRNNTAFISAIFGQERPVVMGWDISGEVVEKAENTEGFEIGDAVFALLQNARGYAEFVAVNVELLARKPDSISYEEAAASPMAGLLAWQSLILGMNIKKGDKVLIHGAAGGVGHFAVQIAKQLGAEVIATSSAKNRDFILSLGADNHIDYQTENFWQIVKEVDFVFDTVSGETLEHSINITKPGGTIISILALTKDGLMEKAKEKNVNLSLRALQFSGENLRAFADLLSKGVVKSHIAKTYPFDSMAEAHQQVETRRTAGKVVLTM, from the coding sequence ATGAAAGCATTCTTATTATATGAAGCCGGAGGAGCCGATAAGCTGGTTCTAGGCGAAGCGCAAAGACCAACTTTAAAAAGTGGCGAGGTCTTAGTCAAAGTAAAAGCAATAGGTATAAATCCTGCTGATACAATTTATCGCAACAACACGGCCTTTATTTCCGCAATATTCGGGCAAGAGCGACCAGTCGTAATGGGCTGGGACATTTCCGGCGAGGTTGTTGAAAAGGCTGAGAATACAGAGGGGTTTGAGATAGGCGATGCGGTTTTCGCGTTGTTACAAAATGCGCGCGGTTACGCCGAATTTGTAGCTGTCAATGTTGAGTTGTTAGCGCGTAAACCGGATAGTATTAGTTATGAAGAAGCTGCAGCATCACCAATGGCTGGCTTGTTAGCATGGCAGTCATTGATTCTTGGAATGAATATCAAAAAAGGCGACAAGGTTCTCATTCATGGAGCCGCAGGTGGTGTAGGCCACTTTGCCGTGCAAATAGCTAAACAGCTGGGTGCGGAAGTAATTGCCACATCTTCTGCTAAAAACCGCGATTTTATTTTGTCTCTTGGAGCAGATAACCATATTGATTACCAAACAGAAAATTTCTGGCAAATAGTTAAAGAGGTGGATTTTGTTTTTGATACTGTAAGCGGTGAGACTTTAGAACATTCTATCAATATAACTAAGCCGGGAGGAACAATTATTTCAATTTTGGCTCTTACTAAAGATGGCCTTATGGAAAAAGCGAAGGAAAAAAATGTAAATTTGTCTTTAAGGGCACTGCAATTTAGTGGTGAAAATCTTAGAGCGTTCGCAGACCTTTTGTCCAAAGGAGTGGTGAAATCACACATAGCTAAAACGTATCCTTTCGATTCAATGGCAGAAGCACATCAACAGGTTGAAACCCGTCGCACCGCCGGAAAAGTCGTGCTTACAATGTGA
- a CDS encoding acetyltransferase, which produces MEIQKNIFTRLLSGQSVPFTDPHYSSIIESCNETRKILIQMNAAATRQEIHQLLSDITGSSIDATTTIFPPFQINYGKHTKIGKNVFINFDCTFLDLGGIVIEDNVMIAPKVSLLTEGHPTGIKDRQMLTVGKIIIRKNAWIGANATILQGVTIGENSVVAAGAVVSEDVPSNTIVGGIPAKILKTI; this is translated from the coding sequence ATGGAAATTCAGAAAAATATTTTTACGCGGCTACTTAGCGGGCAGTCGGTTCCGTTCACTGATCCCCATTATAGCAGCATTATAGAGAGTTGTAATGAAACCAGAAAGATCCTGATTCAGATGAACGCGGCAGCCACGCGACAAGAAATTCATCAGTTATTGAGCGACATAACAGGTTCCTCTATTGATGCCACGACAACGATTTTCCCTCCGTTTCAAATAAATTACGGAAAGCATACCAAAATTGGAAAGAATGTATTTATCAATTTTGATTGCACATTCCTGGATTTAGGTGGCATTGTTATAGAGGATAATGTGATGATCGCTCCTAAAGTAAGTCTATTAACTGAAGGACACCCTACAGGAATTAAAGATAGACAGATGCTGACTGTAGGTAAAATTATAATAAGAAAGAATGCGTGGATTGGAGCTAACGCAACTATTTTGCAGGGAGTAACTATCGGTGAAAACTCAGTTGTTGCGGCAGGAGCAGTAGTATCGGAGGATGTTCCCAGTAATACGATTGTAGGTGGAATTCCTGCAAAAATTTTAAAAACAATTTAA
- a CDS encoding GNAT family N-acetyltransferase, with protein sequence MKKITIIKIESPKSLPSCAEVLVNAYNSEPWNDEWTKDKALEKLMCFYNSPKFLGWMAYENDKLLGCCVGNIEPYFSGDYFYLKEMFVSFDAQHKGIGRELMNVLTAELERININAIILFTSSEFFPFEFYNKVGFNEMEGMKMMHRG encoded by the coding sequence ATGAAAAAAATAACAATAATTAAGATTGAATCACCCAAGTCTCTGCCCAGTTGTGCCGAGGTGTTAGTTAACGCTTACAACTCAGAGCCGTGGAATGATGAGTGGACGAAAGATAAAGCGCTCGAAAAATTGATGTGCTTTTATAACTCTCCTAAATTTCTGGGTTGGATGGCATATGAAAACGACAAACTTTTAGGTTGTTGTGTTGGTAATATTGAACCTTATTTTTCTGGTGATTACTTTTACCTGAAAGAAATGTTTGTTTCCTTCGATGCGCAGCACAAAGGTATAGGACGGGAACTTATGAACGTTCTCACAGCTGAGTTAGAACGAATTAATATCAACGCAATTATTCTTTTTACGTCATCAGAATTCTTTCCGTTCGAATTTTACAATAAAGTAGGATTTAACGAAATGGAAGGAATGAAGATGATGCATCGGGGTTGA
- a CDS encoding restriction endonuclease, with protein MQANKKIIFARGCKFFEEPEFKVILEELDAAIMAVTWGHESRFHIKPVRRGNGVVPIKSNFVKYLVSKGWLPEQRMAFTSGINPGPVDVLKKTSAGIFVVEWETGNISSSHRALNKIAIGIQQKSIIGGILILPDRVLANYLTDRIGNFEEIEPYFSLYESVVQEGIMGVYSVTFDSDEFDILAADPPLIPKGKDGNAKK; from the coding sequence ATGCAAGCAAATAAGAAGATAATATTTGCTCGTGGCTGTAAGTTCTTTGAAGAACCGGAGTTTAAAGTTATACTGGAAGAACTAGATGCAGCAATAATGGCTGTAACGTGGGGACATGAATCAAGATTTCACATAAAACCAGTACGTAGAGGTAACGGTGTTGTTCCAATTAAATCGAATTTTGTAAAGTACCTAGTTAGCAAAGGCTGGCTTCCAGAACAAAGAATGGCGTTTACAAGTGGGATAAACCCAGGGCCGGTAGACGTGCTAAAAAAAACCTCCGCTGGAATTTTTGTTGTAGAGTGGGAAACCGGAAATATATCATCTTCTCACCGCGCACTTAATAAGATCGCTATTGGCATTCAACAGAAGAGTATCATTGGAGGTATTCTTATTTTGCCTGATCGTGTTTTGGCAAATTACTTAACAGATAGAATTGGAAATTTCGAAGAGATTGAACCATATTTTTCCCTTTACGAGAGTGTTGTACAAGAAGGGATTATGGGAGTATATTCGGTGACATTCGATTCGGATGAATTTGATATTCTTGCCGCAGATCCACCTTTGATTCCAAAAGGCAAAGATGGTAATGCAAAAAAATAA
- a CDS encoding RNA polymerase subunit sigma-24 encodes MEIHPDLIARCANGDRKAENELYKNLYGFLMSICRRYIRQEEKAREVLNIGFCRVLLNIGKYKPVAPFQYWARRIMVNVLINEHKKEKLHYGNYMYVETLHDDEKYSEINNAIEKFNVNRIALMIEKLPAATRQVFNLFIVDGYSHHEISEMLDISEGTSKWHLNAAREKLKGMLAEKKIKLEI; translated from the coding sequence ATGGAGATTCATCCAGACCTGATTGCACGTTGTGCAAACGGCGATAGAAAGGCAGAAAATGAATTGTACAAGAATTTGTATGGTTTTCTCATGAGCATATGCAGGCGTTACATCCGCCAGGAAGAAAAAGCACGGGAAGTGTTGAATATTGGATTTTGCAGAGTGCTTTTAAACATTGGCAAGTATAAGCCGGTGGCGCCTTTTCAGTATTGGGCAAGAAGAATCATGGTAAATGTGCTTATTAACGAACATAAGAAGGAAAAACTGCACTACGGAAATTATATGTATGTGGAAACTTTGCATGATGACGAAAAATATTCGGAAATAAATAATGCCATAGAAAAATTTAATGTGAATCGCATAGCGCTGATGATAGAAAAATTACCCGCTGCCACCCGCCAGGTTTTTAATCTTTTTATTGTGGATGGGTATTCGCATCACGAAATATCAGAAATGTTGGATATCTCCGAAGGAACGTCCAAATGGCATTTGAATGCGGCCAGGGAAAAATTAAAAGGAATGCTCGCTGAAAAAAAAATTAAACTAGAAATTTAA
- a CDS encoding response regulator — translation MKKIFLIDDDSDDRDVFQAALNSIELQSDFVQAENGEQALAMVSNKEFKAPDIIFLDLNMPKMGGLEFLQKIRLIPEYKQVQILIYTTSSLQKDKDSVLAAGANGVITKHYSFDALCDELTFLFK, via the coding sequence ATGAAAAAGATCTTTCTTATTGACGATGATTCTGACGACAGAGATGTTTTTCAGGCTGCGTTAAATTCCATAGAACTTCAAAGCGATTTTGTACAAGCTGAAAATGGCGAGCAAGCATTAGCAATGGTTTCGAATAAAGAGTTCAAAGCTCCTGATATAATTTTCCTGGACTTGAACATGCCAAAGATGGGAGGATTGGAATTTCTTCAAAAAATCAGGCTTATTCCAGAATATAAACAAGTTCAGATTTTAATCTACACAACTTCATCACTTCAAAAAGATAAAGACTCTGTTTTAGCAGCGGGAGCAAATGGTGTTATCACGAAACATTATAGTTTTGACGCACTCTGTGATGAGTTGACATTTTTATTTAAATAG
- a CDS encoding growth inhibitor PemK — protein sequence MRKDFLKGEIVNVDLGLPPTSIKGHEQAKLRPCVVIKSFSSMQLAVVLPVTGSSPPSHLYTYVLVPAGEAGLTKDSFVLCHQIRTVSFDRIQKSIGKLGTKDFLKIKAVLSDTLEL from the coding sequence ATGAGAAAGGACTTTTTAAAGGGGGAAATAGTTAATGTAGACCTGGGTCTTCCGCCCACTTCGATTAAAGGACACGAACAGGCGAAACTTCGGCCCTGCGTGGTTATCAAAAGTTTTTCGAGTATGCAATTAGCGGTCGTACTACCTGTTACAGGGTCAAGTCCACCCTCACACTTATATACATATGTGCTTGTTCCAGCAGGTGAAGCTGGTTTAACAAAAGATTCATTTGTGCTTTGCCATCAAATTCGCACCGTTTCTTTTGATAGAATCCAAAAGTCTATTGGGAAATTAGGAACAAAAGATTTTCTTAAAATTAAAGCGGTGCTTTCTGACACCCTAGAGTTGTGA
- a CDS encoding AraC family transcriptional regulator: MNKETSPRILVLEANRNIKFPGYLSHQFHTHIICLAGKFSFTFNDRPYTCEGGGFVFFFANSKSSDFRFSKNFKAKVLLVEMNFLNENIPDQKLSMDAFLYSSQNPVLHLDDEKDQEKVLLNFRSLNERYLEKTHRFYEEVLRRQMQLFILDMWHTFANNYERRKRSVHSGTLYERFMELMLEHSTRNREVKFYADKLNITPKYLNYVSKQNTGITASDWIQRHTIERIKRFLENEKLNISEIADEMNFSTRSFFTRYVKKLLGMTPSEYRNRLK, from the coding sequence ATGAATAAGGAAACCTCGCCAAGAATACTGGTCTTAGAAGCGAACAGGAATATAAAATTTCCAGGGTATTTATCCCATCAGTTTCATACACATATTATTTGTCTGGCAGGAAAATTCAGTTTTACTTTTAATGACAGGCCATATACATGTGAAGGTGGAGGATTTGTTTTTTTCTTCGCGAACAGCAAATCCAGTGATTTCAGGTTTTCTAAGAATTTCAAAGCAAAAGTTCTGCTCGTTGAAATGAATTTTCTAAATGAGAATATTCCTGATCAAAAGCTGAGCATGGACGCTTTTTTATATTCCAGTCAGAATCCGGTGTTGCATTTAGACGACGAAAAGGATCAAGAAAAAGTCCTTTTGAATTTTCGATCTTTGAATGAGCGTTATTTAGAAAAGACTCATCGGTTCTATGAAGAAGTTTTACGACGTCAAATGCAGCTATTTATTCTTGACATGTGGCACACATTTGCAAACAATTATGAGCGTAGGAAGCGCTCAGTTCATAGCGGAACTTTATATGAAAGGTTTATGGAGTTGATGCTTGAGCACAGCACAAGGAACCGAGAAGTTAAGTTTTACGCAGATAAATTGAATATTACACCAAAGTATCTAAACTATGTTAGTAAGCAAAATACCGGAATCACAGCATCAGATTGGATTCAACGGCACACAATTGAAAGAATCAAAAGATTTCTTGAAAATGAGAAATTAAATATTTCGGAAATTGCAGACGAGATGAATTTCTCCACCCGGTCTTTTTTTACGAGATATGTAAAAAAGCTACTAGGGATGACACCGAGTGAATACAGGAATCGGTTGAAATAA
- a CDS encoding PAS domain-containing sensor histidine kinase, producing MNKISNKTLPFLAGGEEMGELTRTFDWSQTSVGSPETWPQSLRTMVSTILRSKFPMFLWWGSDLVQFYNDAYRPSLGNGGKHPSALGSKGVDTWQEIWPVIMPLIDSVLATGESTWSEDQLIPIYRNGRLEDVYWTFSYSLVLDDEGNNKGVLVTCTETTEKVLAHNRLTESNTQLNAAIEASQLATWELNPTTHKFVASRRLKEWFGLPLEGDFAYTDAVNAIPEKDRKKVSDGIAKALTWESGGDYLVEHSIVNNKTGEVRYVRAIGRTIFDEQKQPLRFNGTIQDITESYLAKERTEESQRQLLSLFEESPVGIATLSATDDLVFESANAFYGVLVGRKPKDIIGKPLLDALPELKGQGFDDLLKGVITTAKPFINEEVAAQLFRNNKLETIYVNLTYQPRIESSGAVSGILVVATDVTLQVTSRQKVEESEAKLKSIIAAAPAGIGLFVGRDLIIQNANQTFIDIVGKGPTIEGLPLREAMPELLAEGQPFLKILDDIFETGKPFLAPAALVKIVQNGVLNNNYYNISYTPVFDSDGKVYAILDIAIDVTAQIKTQHQLEEAELSMRGAVELAQLGTWSIDAATNGLTYSDRLIEWFGYDPAAQEYNQVIPILSDADQERVAKAVAKALDPDSDGVYDEIYTVIHPKTGKKRILHAQGKAIKDNTGKVIRMNGTAQDITIQHELQMALENEVQLRTEELEATNEEVSATNEELFKLNDRLTASNEDLSQYAYVASHDLQEPLRKIQVFSNMLIKQKTISEENKPLVNKIAQSAERMTLLIKDLLNFSSLAKKEDTTITVNLNATLKEIIKDFELLISEKHAVINIGALPKVEGVALQMNQLFYNLISNSLKFTQPDVPPIIQISYSELTKDNLATYIQKVIPGKTYYHITVKDNGIGFETKHSDQIFEVFKRLHGKDAYPGSGIGLALCRRIVINHGGHLFTESEPGAGTTFHVILHS from the coding sequence ATGAATAAGATTTCTAATAAAACGCTCCCCTTTCTAGCTGGCGGGGAAGAAATGGGCGAATTGACTCGCACGTTTGATTGGTCACAAACATCGGTTGGAAGTCCCGAAACATGGCCTCAGAGCCTGCGCACGATGGTGAGCACTATTCTCCGTTCTAAATTTCCAATGTTTTTATGGTGGGGTTCTGATCTTGTGCAATTTTATAATGATGCCTACCGACCAAGCCTTGGCAATGGGGGTAAACATCCCTCAGCATTGGGTAGCAAAGGTGTGGATACCTGGCAGGAAATCTGGCCTGTCATCATGCCTCTTATAGACAGCGTGCTGGCAACCGGAGAATCCACCTGGAGTGAAGATCAATTAATTCCTATTTACAGAAATGGAAGACTTGAAGATGTGTACTGGACATTTAGCTATAGTCTGGTATTGGATGACGAGGGCAATAATAAAGGTGTACTTGTTACCTGTACTGAAACTACAGAAAAAGTTCTCGCGCATAACAGGCTTACTGAATCCAATACCCAATTGAATGCCGCTATTGAAGCTTCGCAGCTCGCTACCTGGGAACTTAACCCTACAACCCATAAATTCGTTGCGAGCAGGCGTTTAAAAGAATGGTTCGGCTTACCTCTTGAAGGTGATTTTGCATACACCGACGCCGTAAACGCAATTCCTGAAAAGGACAGGAAAAAAGTTTCTGATGGCATCGCAAAAGCGTTAACCTGGGAGTCTGGCGGTGACTATTTAGTGGAACATAGCATCGTCAATAATAAAACTGGAGAAGTACGATATGTAAGAGCAATTGGACGTACCATTTTTGATGAGCAAAAACAGCCGCTTCGATTTAACGGTACTATCCAGGATATAACGGAAAGTTACCTCGCAAAAGAACGTACGGAAGAAAGTCAACGTCAATTATTATCTCTCTTTGAAGAGTCCCCTGTTGGCATTGCTACACTAAGTGCAACTGATGATCTGGTATTTGAATCAGCCAATGCGTTTTACGGCGTTCTTGTGGGAAGAAAACCAAAGGACATTATTGGAAAGCCTTTATTAGACGCGCTTCCGGAACTTAAAGGGCAGGGCTTTGATGATTTGTTGAAGGGTGTCATCACTACGGCTAAACCTTTTATTAATGAAGAAGTCGCTGCACAGCTATTTCGCAATAACAAACTTGAGACGATCTATGTTAATCTCACTTACCAACCTAGAATAGAAAGTTCCGGAGCGGTTTCAGGAATTCTCGTTGTTGCCACCGATGTTACTCTGCAAGTAACGAGCAGGCAGAAAGTTGAAGAAAGTGAAGCAAAACTAAAAAGCATTATTGCAGCCGCCCCTGCCGGTATAGGCTTGTTTGTAGGGCGCGATCTTATTATTCAAAATGCCAATCAAACATTTATAGATATTGTTGGCAAAGGACCAACTATTGAGGGCTTACCGCTTAGAGAAGCCATGCCAGAGCTTCTTGCAGAGGGACAACCTTTTCTTAAGATCTTAGACGATATTTTTGAAACAGGCAAACCATTTCTCGCTCCTGCTGCACTTGTGAAGATCGTTCAGAATGGCGTTCTTAACAATAACTACTACAATATTTCTTATACACCGGTTTTTGATAGTGATGGCAAGGTCTATGCTATTTTAGATATTGCTATAGATGTGACTGCACAAATAAAAACACAGCATCAATTAGAAGAAGCGGAATTAAGCATGCGGGGCGCAGTAGAACTTGCGCAACTGGGCACATGGAGTATTGACGCTGCCACCAATGGCTTAACCTATTCGGACAGACTTATTGAATGGTTTGGGTATGATCCTGCAGCACAGGAATACAACCAAGTGATCCCCATATTAAGTGATGCAGACCAGGAACGCGTTGCCAAAGCTGTTGCCAAAGCTTTAGATCCTGACTCGGATGGCGTTTATGATGAGATCTATACCGTTATTCATCCTAAGACGGGCAAGAAAAGAATTCTTCATGCACAGGGTAAAGCTATTAAGGACAATACAGGAAAAGTCATTCGCATGAATGGAACAGCACAGGATATAACCATTCAGCACGAGCTTCAAATGGCTTTGGAAAACGAGGTGCAACTTCGGACCGAAGAGTTAGAAGCAACTAATGAAGAAGTAAGCGCTACTAATGAAGAACTGTTCAAGTTAAATGACAGGCTAACAGCATCTAATGAAGATCTTTCTCAATATGCTTATGTTGCTAGTCATGACCTTCAGGAACCTCTTCGTAAAATACAGGTTTTTTCAAATATGCTGATAAAACAAAAAACTATTTCAGAAGAGAATAAACCTCTTGTCAATAAGATAGCGCAGTCAGCAGAACGAATGACTTTATTAATTAAAGACCTTTTAAATTTTTCAAGCCTCGCCAAAAAAGAAGATACAACTATAACTGTGAATCTGAATGCAACGCTCAAAGAAATCATTAAGGATTTTGAATTGTTGATTTCTGAAAAACATGCGGTCATTAATATTGGCGCGTTACCAAAAGTTGAAGGTGTGGCTTTGCAAATGAATCAATTGTTTTATAATCTCATCAGTAACTCTCTCAAATTTACGCAGCCCGATGTGCCTCCTATAATCCAGATCAGTTATTCAGAACTCACTAAAGATAATCTCGCTACTTATATTCAAAAAGTAATTCCTGGTAAAACCTACTATCACATTACTGTTAAGGATAACGGAATTGGTTTTGAAACAAAACACTCTGATCAAATATTTGAAGTGTTTAAACGTCTACATGGCAAAGATGCTTATCCAGGTTCAGGAATAGGGCTTGCTTTATGCAGGCGTATTGTGATCAATCATGGAGGGCACTTATTTACTGAATCGGAACCAGGAGCAGGAACTACTTTTCATGTGATCCTACATTCTTAA
- a CDS encoding MFS transporter has product MEETFSLEDQPQTNQSKLKFTRYEVSIILLLALTQFTVVLDFMVMAPLGDMLTKSMGLTTGQFGFVVSGYAFSAGVSGLLTAGFADKFDRKRLLLFFYIGFIIGTLFCALATNYETLITARIFTGLFGGVIGSISMTIITDIFSLDKRGTVVGFVQMGFGASQILGIPISLFLANTWGWKTPFLMIVCLATLIWLVILIRIQPITKHLEIKSNRNALTHLWLTIKQRRYRIGFLATSLLSVGSFMILPWGSTFAINNLHVSQDRLPILFMVGGVSALFIMPLVGKLSDKIDKLKLFGVASLWMIVTVLIYTNLTPVPFYMAMVCYVLMMIGIMSRMVPSMALVTSLPQIQDRGAFMSINSSLHQIAGGVAATMGGSIVYQQDRFSPLEHYNTLGIVAALLSLVGVFFIYRVNQIIKTRIPE; this is encoded by the coding sequence ATGGAAGAAACATTCTCTCTTGAAGACCAACCGCAGACAAATCAATCAAAACTAAAATTTACACGCTACGAGGTTTCTATAATCCTTTTACTAGCGCTTACACAATTTACAGTTGTCCTGGATTTTATGGTAATGGCGCCGCTGGGCGATATGCTCACAAAATCAATGGGATTGACTACTGGCCAATTTGGCTTTGTTGTATCAGGATATGCTTTTAGTGCCGGTGTTTCGGGACTTTTGACGGCCGGCTTCGCAGATAAATTTGATCGTAAAAGATTACTGCTGTTTTTTTATATTGGATTTATTATTGGGACTTTATTTTGCGCGCTTGCAACAAATTACGAAACATTGATTACCGCAAGGATCTTCACCGGTCTATTTGGAGGTGTAATCGGTTCTATTTCCATGACTATAATAACAGATATCTTTTCATTAGATAAACGCGGTACTGTTGTAGGTTTCGTACAGATGGGTTTCGGTGCCAGTCAGATTCTAGGAATTCCAATTAGCTTGTTCCTCGCCAATACATGGGGCTGGAAGACCCCTTTCCTCATGATTGTTTGTTTAGCCACTCTTATTTGGTTAGTTATTTTGATTCGTATTCAGCCTATTACAAAACATCTTGAAATTAAAAGTAATCGCAATGCCTTAACTCATCTATGGCTCACAATTAAACAACGTCGCTACCGCATTGGATTTTTAGCGACTTCTTTGCTCTCTGTAGGGAGTTTCATGATACTTCCATGGGGAAGCACTTTTGCGATCAACAACTTACACGTTTCGCAAGATCGTCTGCCGATCTTATTTATGGTTGGCGGTGTGAGCGCCTTATTTATTATGCCCTTGGTAGGGAAACTTAGCGATAAAATAGATAAGCTCAAATTATTTGGCGTCGCGTCACTTTGGATGATTGTAACTGTTTTAATTTACACAAATCTAACCCCTGTTCCTTTTTACATGGCTATGGTCTGTTATGTATTAATGATGATTGGTATTATGAGTCGCATGGTACCTTCAATGGCGCTCGTGACCAGTTTGCCTCAAATCCAGGATCGAGGAGCTTTTATGAGTATTAACTCATCTTTACATCAAATAGCTGGTGGCGTTGCCGCTACCATGGGAGGATCGATTGTATATCAACAAGACAGATTCAGTCCGTTAGAACATTACAATACCTTGGGTATTGTGGCAGCATTATTATCACTCGTTGGAGTATTTTTTATTTATCGGGTCAACCAAATAATTAAAACACGCATACCTGAGTAA
- a CDS encoding transcriptional regulator — translation MTEEVFGDILRELRTEKGFSQEHLAELSGLDRTYVSLLERGLRQPTLSTLFSLANALEVAPSKIVQLIEKQNASK, via the coding sequence ATGACAGAGGAAGTATTTGGTGATATATTACGTGAGCTTAGAACAGAAAAAGGGTTTAGTCAAGAACACTTAGCTGAACTTTCTGGGCTTGACAGAACCTATGTTTCGCTTTTAGAAAGGGGTTTACGACAACCCACTTTATCGACTTTGTTTAGTCTGGCAAATGCTCTTGAAGTAGCGCCGAGTAAAATCGTTCAACTTATCGAGAAGCAAAATGCAAGCAAATAA